The Oncorhynchus kisutch isolate 150728-3 linkage group LG20, Okis_V2, whole genome shotgun sequence genome has a segment encoding these proteins:
- the pdk2a gene encoding pyruvate dehydrogenase (acetyl-transferring) kinase isozyme 2, mitochondrial produces the protein MKFVRFIMKNATLANVPKHIEHFAKFSPSPLSMKQFLDFGSTNACETTSFVFLRQELPVRLSNIMKEINLLPDRLLTTPSVQMVQSWYVQSLMEILAFLDKTPDSHSVLDEFVDTLVNIRNRHNEVVPTMAQGVIEYKSVFGQDPVTNQNIQYFLDRFYMSRISIRMLINQHTLVFDGATNPLHPNTIGSIDPHCDVTEVVRDAYRSAKLVCDQYYLSSPDLMLQEMNVNNRKQPISIVYVPSHLYHMLFELFKNAMRATIENHESSNRLPPIQVMVAIGGEDLSIKVSDRGGGVPFRKIENLFSYMYSTAPTPERGEHSQTPLAGFGYGLPISRLYAQYFQGDLQLYSMEGYGTDAVIHMKALSTDSVERLPVYNKTALRNYKVSQEADDWCVPSREPLDLTIYRVAK, from the exons ATGAAATTCGTGAGATTTATAATGAAAAATGCTACATTGGCCAATGTGCCTAAACATATAGAACATTTTGCAAAATTTTCGCCGTCACCACTCTCTATGAAACAATTTCTCGATTTTG GTTCCACCAATGCATGCGAGACGACATCATTTGTCTTTTTGAGACAAGAGCTACCTGTGCGACTATCTAACATCATGAAGGAGATCAATTTGCTACCTGACCGATTGCTTACAACCCCATCCGTGCAGATGGTGCAGAGCTG GTATGTCCAGAGCTTGATGGAAATCCTGGCGTTCTTGGACAAGACTCCTGACagccacagtgtcctggatga GTTTGTGGACACCCTGGTGAATATCAGGAACAGGCACAATGAAGTAGTGCCCACCATGGCACAGGGCGTCATTGAGTACAAGTCGGTGTTCGGCCAGGACCCAGTCACCAACCAGAACATTCAGTACTTCCTGGACCGTTTCTACATGAGCCGTATATCTATCCGCATGCTTATTAACCAGCACA CTCTTGTCTTTGATGGAGCAACGAATCCACTTCACCCCAACACAATAGGGAGCATCGACCCTcactgtgatgtcacagaggTGGTCAGAG ATgcttaccggagcgccaagttggTGTGTGATCAGTACTATCTGAGCTCGCCAGACCTGATGCTGCAAGAAATGAATG TCAACAACCGGAAACAACCTATAAGCATTGTCTATGTGCCCTCCCATCTCTACCACATGTTGTTTGAGCTTTTCAAG AATGCTATGAGGGCCACAATTGAGAACCATGAATCCAGCAACAGGCTACCACCCATTCAAGTCATGGTGGCCATTGGAGGAGAGGACCTGTCAATCAAG GTGAGTGACAGGGGTGGCGGAGTCCCTTTCAGGAAGATTGAGAATCTTTTCAGCTACATGTACTCTACGGCCCCCACGCCAGAGAGGGGTGAGCACTCTCAGACCCCATTG GCTGGCTTTGGCTACGGCCTGCCCATCTCCCGGCTCTACGCTCAGTACTTCCAGGGAGACCTGCAGCTCTACTCTATGGAGGGTTACGGCACTGATGCTGTCATCCACATGAAG GCCTTGTCCACAGACTCTGTGGAGAGGCTCCCGGTGTACAACAAGACAGCTCTGCGGAATTACAAGGTTAGCCAGGAGGCAGACGACTGGTGTGTGCCCAGCAGAGAACCCCTGGACCTGACCATTTACAGGGTAGCCAAATGA